A genomic window from Punica granatum isolate Tunisia-2019 chromosome 2, ASM765513v2, whole genome shotgun sequence includes:
- the LOC116196992 gene encoding 60S ribosomal export protein NMD3: MAEEAGQFIVRQTRGTVLCCKCGVLITANGPNMCEKCLRSEVDITEGLQKHVIISHCPECNSYLQPPRTWIKAELESKELLTFCVKRLKNLNKVRLVHAEFVWTEPHSKRIKVRLRIQKEILNGFIAEQAYVVEYVQQEHMCESCSRIQANPDQWVANVQLRQHVSHRRTFFYLEQLILKHDAAVHAIKIKQMDHGIDFFFANRSHAVKFVDFIGKVTPVKSRHDKKLVSHDSKSNNQNFKYTFSVEISPICREDLICLPLKVAVGLGNLGPLVICRKVTNSIALLDPLTLRHCFLDADQYWRSSFESLLTSRQLVEYIVLDVEVVSPEVNIGDSRYTLADAQVARVSDFGKNDTIFNIRTHLGHLLSPGDYALGYDLYRANINDMELERYRGLILPEAILIKKSYEEKRQKKRGKPRSWKLKSLNMEVDETRNREEEKKDVEYEEFLRDLEENPELRFNISLYRNRDYQPSIASTADGDVPSVPLEELLADLDLSEDEGGDDMTE, translated from the coding sequence ATGGCGGAAGAAGCTGGCCAGTTTATAGTTAGGCAAACTCGTGGCACTGTCTTGTGCTGCAAATGCGGCGTCCTTATCACAGCAAATGGTCCAAATATGTGCGAAAAATGTCTGCGATCCGAAGTCGACATCACGGAAGGCTTACAGAAGCACGTGATTATCTCGCACTGCCCCGAGTGCAATAGCTACTTGCAACCGCCGAGAACGTGGATTAAAGCGGAGCTAGAGTCGAAGGAGCTGCTGACTTTCTGTGTCAAGAGGCTCAAGAATCTCAACAAGGTGAGGCTGGTCCATGCCGAATTTGTTTGGACTGAACCCCATTCCAAGAGGATTAAAGTGAGGCTGAGGATTCAGAAGGAGATTCTGAATGGTTTCATTGCGGAGCAGGCTTATGTTGTTGAGTACGTTCAGCAGGAGCACATGTGTGAGTCGTGTTCGAGGATTCAGGCAAACCCTGATCAATGGGTCGCAAATGTGCAACTCCGGCAGCATGTTTCTCACAGAAGAACTTTCTTCTATTTAGAGCAGTTGATCTTGAAGCATGATGCCGCGGTTCATGCCATCAAGATCAAGCAGATGGATCATGGCATTGATTTCTTCTTTGCTAATCGTAGCCATGCTGTGAAGTTTGTGGACTTTATTGGGAAAGTGACTCCTGTCAAGAGCCGTCATGACAAGAAGCTCGTTTCTCATGACTCAAAGAGCAATAACCAAAATTTCAAGTATACCTTCTCGGTTGAGATTTCTCCGATTTGTCGAGAGGACCTCATCTGCTTGCCTCTAAAGGTTGCTGTTGGCCTCGGGAATCTCGGCCCTCTTGTTATATGCAGAAAGGTTACGAACAGCATTGCTCTATTGGACCCGCTCACCCTGAGGCACTGTTTCTTAGATGCCGACCAGTACTGGAGATCTTCGTTCGAATCCCTACTTACTAGCAGGCAGCTCGTGGAGTACATTGTCTTGGATGTGGAGGTAGTCTCGCCCGAAGTTAATATTGGTGACTCTAGATACACCTTAGCTGATGCCCAGGTAGCTCGTGTCTCTGATTTTGGGAAAAATGATACAATTTTCAACATCAGAACCCATCTGGGCCACCTCTTGAGCCCCGGTGATTATGCTCTCGGGTACGACCTCTACAGGGCAAACATCAACGATATGGAGCTTGAAAGGTACCGAGGTCTCATCCTTCCAGAGGCAATCTTGATCAAGAAGAGCTATGAAGAGAAGCGCCAGAAAAAACGTGGGAAGCCTCGATCTTGGAAGCTGAAGTCTCTCAACATGGAAGTGGACGAGACCAGGAACAGGGAGGAGGAGAAAAAGGATGTGGAGTATGAGGAATTCCTGAGGGATCTGGAAGAAAATCCCGAGCTGAGGTTCAACATATCGTTGTATCGGAACAGAGATTACCAGCCCTCTATTGCATCTACTGCTGATGGCGATGTGCCTTCGGTTCCTCTCGAGGAGTTACTTGCTGATCTCGATCTGAGCGAGGATGAAGGTGGAGATGATATGACAGAATGA